Proteins from a single region of Felis catus isolate Fca126 chromosome B4, F.catus_Fca126_mat1.0, whole genome shotgun sequence:
- the NPTXR gene encoding neuronal pentraxin receptor has translation MLAFLGAVICIIASVPLAASPARALPGGADNASAASASAAAAAAAAAASPGPQRSLSALHGAGGSAGPPALPGAPAASAHPLPPAPLFSRFLCTPLAAACPSGTEQGDAAAGEREELLLLQSTAEQLRQTALQQEARIRADQDTIRELTGKLGRCESGLPRGLQDAGPRRDAMADGPWDSPALILELEDAVRALRDRLDRIEQQELPARVNFSAAPAPAPAVPTALHSKMDELEGQLLAKVLTLEKERMALSHSSHRQRQEVEKELDALQDRVAELEHGSSAYSPPDAFKISIPIRNNYMYARVRKALPELYAFTVCMWLRSRSGGNGQGTPFSYSVPGQANEIVLLEAGHDPMELLINDKVAQLPLSLKDNGWHHICISWTTRDGLWSAYQDGELQGSGENLAAWHPIKPHGILILGQEQDALGGRFDATQAFVGDIAQFNLWDHALTPAQVLGIANCTGPLLGNVLPWEDKLVEAFGGAKKATFDVCKGRAKA, from the exons ATGCTGGCGTTCCTCGGTGCCGTCATCTGCATCATCGCCAGCGTGCCCCTGGCGGCCAGCCCGGCGCGGGCGCTGCCCGGCGGCGCCGACAACGCCTCGGCCGCCTCGgccagcgccgccgccgccgccgccgccgccgccgcgtccCCGGGCCCGCAGCGCAGCCTGAGCGCGCTGCACGGCGCGGGCGGCTCGGCCGGGCCCCCCGCGCTGCCCGGGGCGCCGGCCGCCAGCGCGCACCCGCTGCCGCCCGCGCCCCTCTTCAGCCGCTTCCTGTGCACGCCGCTGGCGGCCGCCTGCCCGTCGGGGACCGAGCAGGGCGACGCGGCGGCCGGCGAGCGCgaggagctgctgctgctgcagagcACCGCCGAGCAGCTGCGCCAGACGGCGCTGCAGCAGGAGGCGCGCATCCGCGCCGACCAGGACACCATCCGCGAGCTCACCGGCAAGCTGGGCCGCTGCGAGAGCGGCCTGCCGCGCGGCCTCCAGGACGCCGGGCCCCGCCGCGACGCCATGGCCGACGGGCCCTGGGACTCGCCGGCCCTCATCCTCGAGCTGGAGGACGCCGTGCGAGCCCTCCGGGACCGCCTGGACCGCATCGAG CAGCAGGAGCTCCCGGCCCGTGTGAACTTCTCAGCCGCCCCAGCCCCTGCGCCCGCGGTGCCCACCGCCCTGCACTCCAAGATGGATGAACTGGAGGGCCAGCTGCTGGCCAAGGTGCTGACCCTGGAGAAGGAGCGCATGGCTTTGAGTCACAGCAGCCACCGGCAGCGGCAGGAAGTGGAGAAGGAGCTGGATGCGCTACAGGACCGCGTAGCCGAACTGGAGCACG GGTCCTCAGCCTACAGCCCCCCAGATGCCTTCAAGATCAGCATCCCCATCCGCAACAACTACATGTACGCCCGCGTGCGGAAGGCGCTGCCCGAGCTCTACGCCTTCACCGTCTGCATGTGGCTGCGGTCCAGGTCGGGTGGCAATGGCCAGGGCACACCCTTCTCCTACTCCGTGCCCGGGCAGGCCAATGAGATTGTGCTGCTGGAGGCGGGCCACGACCCCATGGAACTGCTGATCAACGACAAG GTGGCCCAGCTGCCTCTGAGCCTGAAGGACAATGGCTGGCACCACATCTGCATCTCCTGGACGACGAGGGACGGCCTGTGGTCTGCCTACCAGGATGGGGAGCTGCAGGGCTCCGGTGAGAACCTGGCTGCCTGGCACCCCATCAAACCACATGGAATCCTCATCCTGGGCCAGGAGCAG GATGCCCTGGGTGGCCGGTTTGACGCCACTCAGGCCTTCGTGGGTGACATCGCTCAGTTTAACCTGTGGGACCACGCCCTGACACCTGCCCAGGTCCTGGGCATTGCCAACTGTACCGGGCCACTGCTGGGCAACGTCCTTCCCTGGGAAGACAAGCTGGTGGAGGCCTTCGGGGGTGCAAAAAAGGCTACCTTTGATGTCTGCAAGGGGAGGGCCAAGGCATGA